The DNA region CACGCTGGCGCGCGAGCAGGCGGGCTTTGGTCTCGAGCGTGACCAGCGGCTGGAGGTCGTAGCTCATGATCCAGGCCAGGGGCAGGTGGCTGCTCGTCGGGATGAGGTCGCCGGGGTAGAAGAGCCGGCGGCCGCCGGGCAGGTCGATGAGCACCGACTGGTGGTGGGGGGTGTGGCCGGGCGTCGGCAGGAGCCGCACACCGGGCAGGATCTCCACCTCGCCGTCGACGCGCTCGAGCAGCCCCGCCTCCGCCACCGGCAGGAAGTTGCGCGCGAGATAGCTCGCGCGGCTGAGGGCGTGGGGGCGCACGGCGTCCTCCCACTCGCCGCGCTGGACGAAGTAGCGCGCGGCGGGGAAGCTGGGCAGGGCGCGGCCCTCGGCGTCGAGGCGCGTGTTGCCGCCGCAGTGGTCGAAGTGCAGGTGCGTGTTGACGACGTGCGTGACGTCCGCGGGCGAGAGGCCGCAGGCGGCCAGCCCGCTGAAGAGGTCGCCCGTGCGCTCCAGGGGGAACTGCGCGAGGAAGCGCGCATCTTCCTTGTCGCCGAGACCGGTGTCGATGAGGAGCCGGAAACCCGGTCCCTCGACGAGCAGGCAGTTGAGGCCGAGCAGGATGCGGTTCTCGGCGTCGGCGGGATCGCCCCGCTCCCAGAGCACGCGCGGAACGACGCCGAACATGGCGCCGCCGTCCAGACGGAAGCGGCCGTCGCTGAGGCTGTGCAGTCGCAGTTGCGCCATGGCGATTCCTCCTCGCGCCTGCGGCGACGGGCCGGGCGCGAATAGCTTAGCCGGACGGCCGGCGCGCGCAAGGGCGGGGAACGCCCGGCGGGCGCCGGCCGCCGCGGCGCGGAGGTGCCGATGAGCGAGCGGATGCGCGCGATCTGGAACGCCGACCTGCATGCGCGGCTGCTGGCCGGCCTGGCCGCGGTGGGGGACTTCCAGCTCGCGCGGCAGGGGTCGCTCGACCCGCGGAGCCTGCGCGAGAAGAGCGGCTGCAGCGATCTCGTCAGCGCCGTCGACACCGAGAGCGAGGCGCGCCTGTCCGATCTGCTCGGCGCGCTGCTCCCCGCCGCGGGGCAGCTCGGCGAGGAAGGGCTGCGGCGGGCCGGCGCCGGCGAGCTGGTCTGGGTGGTCGATCCCCTGGACGGCACCACCAACTACGCCCACGAGCATCCCTTCTTCT from bacterium includes:
- a CDS encoding MBL fold metallo-hydrolase, whose product is MAQLRLHSLSDGRFRLDGGAMFGVVPRVLWERGDPADAENRILLGLNCLLVEGPGFRLLIDTGLGDKEDARFLAQFPLERTGDLFSGLAACGLSPADVTHVVNTHLHFDHCGGNTRLDAEGRALPSFPAARYFVQRGEWEDAVRPHALSRASYLARNFLPVAEAGLLERVDGEVEILPGVRLLPTPGHTPHHQSVLIDLPGGRRLFYPGDLIPTSSHLPLAWIMSYDLQPLVTLETKARLLARQRAEDWFVYFEHERAAPSGRLLWTENAKGERAAFQPLPLDALLAGA
- a CDS encoding inositol monophosphatase — its product is MSERMRAIWNADLHARLLAGLAAVGDFQLARQGSLDPRSLREKSGCSDLVSAVDTESEARLSDLLGALLPAAGQLGEEGLRRAGAGELVWVVDPLDGTTNYAHEHPFFCISVALVAGREPLVAAIHAPQLRETFHGWGGHAWLGQGLP